A single window of Streptomyces sp. NBC_00464 DNA harbors:
- a CDS encoding Uma2 family endonuclease: MTAEALPDSPHRQPDGSRWPVPPTDGYTVDEFFTLDLPPHTELIDGSLVFVSPQRNFHTLAMYLLEQGLRLHVPDALRVRREMAVVLGRRNVPEPDLVVVKADADRGLRQTRYQAADVLLAVEVVSPDSEDRDRDAKPPKYAAAGIPHFWRVEMSGEHDRPAVWTYEYDAMCKTYTSTGVHHDRLKLSVPYDIDIDLTAIDRL, from the coding sequence ATGACTGCCGAGGCACTGCCCGACTCGCCGCACCGCCAGCCGGACGGCTCCAGGTGGCCGGTCCCGCCGACGGACGGCTACACCGTGGACGAATTCTTCACGCTTGACCTCCCGCCGCACACCGAGCTGATCGACGGGAGCCTGGTATTCGTGAGTCCGCAGCGGAATTTCCACACGCTGGCGATGTACCTGCTGGAGCAGGGGCTGCGCCTGCACGTTCCCGATGCCTTGCGGGTGCGCCGGGAAATGGCCGTCGTGCTGGGCAGGCGGAATGTTCCGGAGCCGGATCTCGTAGTCGTGAAGGCGGACGCCGATCGAGGCCTTCGGCAAACCCGCTACCAGGCCGCTGACGTCCTGCTCGCCGTCGAAGTCGTCTCGCCCGACTCCGAGGACCGCGACCGCGATGCCAAACCGCCCAAGTACGCGGCAGCGGGCATCCCGCACTTCTGGAGGGTCGAGATGAGCGGGGAACACGACCGGCCCGCAGTGTGGACGTACGAGTACGACGCGATGTGCAAGACCTACACCTCCACCGGTGTTCACCACGACCGGCTCAAGCTCTCCGTTCCGTACGACATCGATATCGATCTGACGGCGATCGACAGGCTCTAG